TAGGAACAGTAATGTACGGCGCATCAATTTCTTTCGCCAATTCAATCGTCAGTTTTGGCGGAACCAAATCATCATTATCAGATAAATACACCAGCTTTTTCTTTATGTCCTTAAAGTAGTTCGTATCGACTTTGCTTTTTGTTATATAGGCATCGAGTGGAGAAAAGTCTGAAATTGGACCAGAAAATCCAGATACTAAAATCATTCCACCAATATTCTGGTAATCATGTTTTTGTAAAAAGTGCAGTAACGTAATTACCCCTAAACTGTGTGCAACAAAATAGGTATTTTCATCCACACTCGGGATCTGTTTGTCTAAAACCTTCTGCCAAGCATCCACATCTGGATGCTCAGAATCTGGAAATGGAATTAGAGTTACAGTCGTATGTTCATCTTCTATTTGATGTTTTAAATCTAAAAACCAGTGATCATCTATAGAAGCAGAGTAACCATGAAGCACAAATATTTGACGCATGTTTTTCTCCTGAAGTTCAAGTGTTTTGGCATTTGCAACAAATGACATTAATCCGAATAACACCAATAAAATGAGTTTTCTGATCATGGAACAAGTACCATTTTGAAAGATAAAAACATGCTAAACTATGACACCACTGTTAAGGTCAACCCCATTTTATGAACCTTGCCAAAGTTGCCGAACTCACAAAAGTCAGCCCGCGTATGCTGCGTTACTATGAAAGTTTAGGACTTATACAGCCTCATCGAGCAAGTAATAACTATCGAAGCTATACAAACAAAGACATTGAAAATATTAAGAAAATTAAAATATTAAATGATGCAGGCATGCACCTAAAAGACATTCAAGCCTTGCTGCCTTGTTTTGATTTAGATGAACGCGTATTTACGCTGTGCTCAGTGGTTCAAGAAAAACTGCAAACTGAACTCAAGCATGTTTCTGAACAATTAAACAAACTACAAACTTCTCAAAGTTTATTACAAACTTTTTTAACCAAAGGAAAAGCCGAGAGCACCAAACTATAATTTTTTGATGCTCATGCCACGCTTATTCTTTTAAATCTCCTTCGAGTGCAGCTACATTCTTTTTCTTAATTTTTTCAATTTTTGCATTCAGTTTTAGAACATCTTGGTAAAGCCCATTAAACTTTTTGACCTGAGCATTTTCATGGAAAAGAATCATCTGATCTTTCTTCTGCCATTCATAATTTTTTAGAAGCTTAAACATTTCTTCTGCTTTATCTAAAATTTGTAGCTCAATCATAAAAATTGCATGATCTTGATCAGCTTTTTGTTGAGTTCCCAATTTCATTTCAAGGAGTTGTCTCATCTCTGTATCAACAGATAATTCTTGAACCTTTGCTAAGAAAGTTTTATGAATTTTTTCATATTCAGTTTGATACTGATCTGAAGCCATACGGACATCAGCTAACATCTTCTCGGTTTCTACAAACTTTTGCTTTTTATCAAGATCTAAACGCTCAACATTTAAAAAAGTATCCCATTTGGCTGCTTTGAGTTCTCTTAAATATGCATTTCGTGCATTAATATTTTGAATCCAATAACTTAAAAGAAATTCTGAAATTTGCTTATAGTGTCCTGCTAACCGTTTATCGTGAATATTAAGCTCGACGGGTTTAGACCAGTCTTGTGCTTGTTCATAAAGCTGATTCATTTTTTCAGTCATGACGACATCAAACATTTGACTACTGTCTTTGGCCTGCTGCTGTTTGATATGTTGATAGGTGAAAAAAACAATGCTTGTGATAACAATCAGACTTGCTATCGCAATCAAAACTCGGCGCATACACACCTCCTATTTCCCTTCTTATAGTTTTGCTCTTTATAGTTATAAAATAGAGCTTATTCTTCTTTATATGCCATTTATTTCACAATACGCAACACTGTATTCGCTACTCAAAGCTTTAAATCTTTGTGCATCATCCCTATTATGATGGGTAATTAAAATTTATGAGATTCTCCCATGCGTGTTGATGTCTGGTCTGATGTAGTTTGCCCTTTCTGTTATATCGGCAAAAAACGCCTTGAACATGTAGCTGCGGAAGCAGGTATTGAGCTTGAAATTCACTGGCATAGTTTTGAATTAGATCCTGATGCGCCAGCAAAACATGACACTTCAAACACTGAGCGTTTAGCTAAAAAATATGGCCGTACCTATGAAGAGATGGAAGAAATGGAACGCAATATTGCGGCCATGGCTGCCTCTGAAGGTATTGATTTCCAATGGCAAAAGGCGAATTCTGGCAATAGTTTCAATGCACACCGTATTATTCACCTTGCACAAAGCAAAGGCTTAGGCAACCAAGCAAAAGAAGCTTTTTTCCATGCTTATATGACCGAAGGTCTAGCAATTGGTGAGCGTGAAGTTGTAGAAGAAATTGCTTCTCGTATTGGCCTTGATAATGCGGAAGTTGAATTTGTATTAGATACCAATGAGCTATCTGACTTTGTTCGTCATGACGAAAAGATTGCTAAAGAGCAGTTAAATGTTACGGGTGTGCCATTTTTTGTATTTGATCAAAGAATTGCTCTCGCAGGTGCTCAACCACGTGACGTCTTTTTAAAAGTCTTAGAGCAAGCACAACTTAAAGCAAATGCTGAAGCGGTCGAGCAAGATGATGCTGCTGTTTGTAATGATGAATCATGTGATATTCCACAGAAATAAATCAACACAATTGAAAATGTGATGAAATCGTATGTTTTATCACCATTTTAGCAATAGAGCGTTCTAAAAAAAGAACTATCTAATTGTTTAAAATCAGTTTATGATTGCTTCTTAGAATATTCGCGCTGTAATGTTCTGTTTTTTATGTGTTTAATGATCGGAATTTGAAGTTTCCTTGATCTATCATCCCCCTTAATTGGGGGATTTTTTTTGGTTAAAAATAATCGCTACTAGCTTAAACTTTTTAATTTATTTCAAATATGTAAAAAAAGTTAAATTTACTTAACTTTTGTGTCGTCCTCTTGATTTTATTAGAAAAATCAACAAAAGTGGAAACAACAACAAAACATAAAGATAGATATGAAAACATTTCACATAATGCCTTATCGGCAGCTTTTTGCACTTTTAACTTTAGGATTTGGTTCGGTATGCATTGCTCATGCAGAAACGAGCTCTTCCTCTCAAAACCAACAAGTAGAAGGTTTGTCATCTGGAGTTCAAACCGGAGCTACAACAGATGAAAATCTGTTAGATCAGATCCCCCGTTGGGTAGATGCGACCCCAACCATTTTTCCAGAGCAGTCTAGTCAACCTATTGTTCCCCCTACCGAACAAACAGAAGATCAAACGTGGGTTGACCGTAAGCAAAAGAAAATTCGTAATTGGGCCGATCGTACTTCTGAAAAAATTGATAACTGGTTTGGAGAAGTCGATCCACAGAAACCAGCTACTGCAACCATCCGCGTAATGGTCGATAACTATTGGAATGAATACGATAATTTTGAAATTAAGCCCAGAATACGAGGCAGGATTAAATTACCAACGCTAGAAAAACGTCTAAGTGTGGTATTTGGTGATGATTCTTTAGATAACGAATTTAATAACAGTCCGGCCAATATTAACCAAAACCCAAATCAAGACTCTAATAAGAAGTTAAATGGTAAACAAACGAGAGATGACAACAGTTCTATTGCTTTACGTTGGTCAGATTTCTCGAAAAAATTGCCTTTTGAAACAGATGCTGACTTAGGTATCCGTTCTGGAGACGATATTTATGTTCGTTTAAAAGCATCAAGAAATTGGCAACTCCGTAATGATTTTAAATTTTATGCTGAGCAAATTTATCGTTACGGCATAGATAGCGAAAACTACTTACGTACCAATCTTGAACTTACCCATGCCAGACCAAATCAACCGATTTTATCAAATCAATTCAGCTTAACTTATGCTGATGATCAAGATGATGATCTAAGTTGGGAAAATAGGGTTTTCCGTGAACATAGTTTCTTTGCAAATAACCGTTTTAACTATGGTATTTATACAGGTGGTTATTACAACGACAATGACTTGCGTTTAAATAGTTGGGGACCATTTGTTTCATGGCGCCAACCTGTTTTACGTGAATGGTTCTTTGTTCAAGGAGATGTAAATTACTTTAATGATCACCGTGAAGATCGCAACCATTTCGTCAGCACCTTCTTGCGCTTAGAAGCTCTTTTTTAAGCTGCCAAACATCACCTTGGAACCCATCCAAGGTGATGAATAATAAAAT
This genomic stretch from Acinetobacter oleivorans DR1 harbors:
- a CDS encoding RBBP9/YdeN family alpha/beta hydrolase, yielding MIRKLILLVLFGLMSFVANAKTLELQEKNMRQIFVLHGYSASIDDHWFLDLKHQIEDEHTTVTLIPFPDSEHPDVDAWQKVLDKQIPSVDENTYFVAHSLGVITLLHFLQKHDYQNIGGMILVSGFSGPISDFSPLDAYITKSKVDTNYFKDIKKKLVYLSDNDDLVPPKLTIELAKEIDAPYITVPNGGHFLGREGYTTFPQVVNSLKEMLESK
- a CDS encoding MerR family transcriptional regulator, yielding MNLAKVAELTKVSPRMLRYYESLGLIQPHRASNNYRSYTNKDIENIKKIKILNDAGMHLKDIQALLPCFDLDERVFTLCSVVQEKLQTELKHVSEQLNKLQTSQSLLQTFLTKGKAESTKL
- a CDS encoding DsbA family oxidoreductase, which encodes MRVDVWSDVVCPFCYIGKKRLEHVAAEAGIELEIHWHSFELDPDAPAKHDTSNTERLAKKYGRTYEEMEEMERNIAAMAASEGIDFQWQKANSGNSFNAHRIIHLAQSKGLGNQAKEAFFHAYMTEGLAIGEREVVEEIASRIGLDNAEVEFVLDTNELSDFVRHDEKIAKEQLNVTGVPFFVFDQRIALAGAQPRDVFLKVLEQAQLKANAEAVEQDDAAVCNDESCDIPQK